From a single Nostoc sp. MS1 genomic region:
- a CDS encoding TIGR02587 family membrane protein, whose amino-acid sequence MNKEPKINGWLRELSDILRGTCGGFLFGIPLIYTMEVWWIGSLAKPRLIITAIATMFFVVFVLNYTDGFRKRRNTWRVDEAAIDTVEAMAIGFVCSAFILWLLREITVETSLKESLGKIIFESVPFTLGVALANQFLGNSNQNNSASDNQLTNNFGLHATLADLGATVIGAIVIAFNIAPTDEVPMLAAAISPPWLLALMAASLVISYAIVFQAGFSDQKKRRQQKGIFQRPLSETTISYLVSLLASAVMLFFFQKVTFSDPWRMWLEHTLVLGLPATIGGAAGRLVI is encoded by the coding sequence GTGAATAAAGAACCTAAGATAAATGGTTGGTTACGAGAACTCAGTGATATTCTGCGGGGTACTTGTGGAGGCTTTTTGTTTGGTATCCCACTAATATATACTATGGAAGTTTGGTGGATTGGATCACTAGCAAAACCAAGACTAATAATAACAGCGATCGCCACAATGTTTTTTGTAGTTTTCGTACTCAACTATACAGATGGTTTTCGTAAACGCAGAAATACCTGGCGAGTTGATGAAGCTGCTATAGATACGGTAGAAGCAATGGCGATTGGATTTGTTTGTTCAGCTTTTATCTTGTGGTTGTTGCGAGAGATTACAGTAGAAACTTCCTTAAAAGAATCCTTGGGTAAAATCATCTTTGAAAGTGTCCCATTTACTCTCGGTGTAGCATTAGCCAACCAGTTTCTAGGAAATAGTAATCAAAATAACTCAGCATCAGATAATCAGCTAACAAATAACTTTGGTTTACACGCCACATTGGCTGATTTAGGTGCAACTGTCATTGGTGCAATTGTCATTGCTTTTAATATCGCACCAACCGATGAAGTACCTATGTTAGCAGCCGCTATTTCACCGCCTTGGTTATTAGCATTGATGGCCGCATCTTTAGTAATTTCTTATGCTATTGTATTTCAGGCTGGTTTTTCCGACCAAAAAAAGCGCAGACAGCAAAAAGGAATTTTTCAACGACCATTAAGTGAAACAACTATTTCTTATTTGGTATCTTTGCTAGCCAGTGCAGTGATGTTATTTTTCTTTCAAAAGGTTACTTTTTCAGACCCTTGGCGGATGTGGTTAGAACATACTTTAGTCTTGGGTTTACCTGCAACAATTGGCGGTGCGGCTGGTAGGTTAGTAATATGA
- a CDS encoding cation:proton antiporter: protein MDVASLIKISIILLIIATSVALLTRWLRVPYVTGLVLAGLPISELLSRPIGLDPSLVLNLFLPILIFDAGINTDISRLRSTFKPIALLAGPGATISSAIIALLLKFGLGLPWISAFFVGVILANTDTVSMIAVFKEIPVPSRLSTIVEGETLFNDAAALVLFNLISQVYTTGSLTVAEGIQQLLFISVGGCLVGLVLGYLSIPVFTRLDDPLSSLLLTVAVALGTFQVGQFFGVSGAVAVVIAGLIFGNFALSQNTSASNRITLLSFWEYASFTANTFIFLLIGVEIDLNTLWKTLPAILFAVLAYQVGRVLTIYPLLAGVRWFDRPIPLRWQHLLFLGNIKGSLSMALALSLPTTLPGREVLIAIVFGSVLVSLVGQGLSLPWMVKRLNLSKFTEVQQQVENLQAQLITAKAAQDELDTLLKTGVLPKAVYEEMRSTYQVQIASAEKALREFYNRRPDEFDGRNGVLSKLDAIRRRLLLAEKGALNEAMRKRILSEETVQGRIRNIDEQLLRLDDD from the coding sequence GTGGATGTTGCGTCCTTAATCAAAATTTCAATTATTCTCCTAATCATAGCTACTAGCGTTGCCTTGCTAACGCGGTGGCTTCGTGTTCCCTACGTAACAGGTTTAGTATTGGCCGGGTTGCCAATTAGTGAACTATTGTCTCGTCCCATTGGTTTAGATCCTTCTTTAGTTTTGAATCTTTTTCTGCCGATTCTCATATTTGATGCTGGCATCAATACAGATATTAGTCGGCTAAGAAGTACCTTTAAACCAATTGCTTTGCTCGCTGGCCCAGGAGCTACAATTTCTAGTGCGATTATTGCTCTTTTGTTGAAATTTGGGTTGGGATTGCCTTGGATATCTGCATTTTTTGTAGGCGTGATTTTGGCAAACACTGATACTGTTTCCATGATTGCCGTTTTTAAAGAAATACCAGTACCATCTCGGCTTTCTACTATTGTGGAAGGGGAAACCTTATTTAATGATGCGGCTGCTTTAGTTTTATTCAACCTGATTTCTCAAGTTTATACTACAGGTTCACTTACTGTAGCAGAGGGAATCCAACAACTGCTGTTTATCTCTGTAGGTGGATGTCTTGTGGGGTTGGTCTTGGGCTATTTGAGCATACCTGTATTCACTCGATTAGATGACCCACTGAGTAGTCTGTTGTTAACAGTTGCCGTTGCTTTAGGAACTTTTCAGGTAGGGCAATTTTTTGGTGTATCAGGTGCTGTTGCTGTAGTTATAGCTGGCTTGATTTTCGGTAATTTTGCGCTTTCACAGAATACTTCAGCTTCTAACCGCATCACTTTGTTGAGTTTTTGGGAATACGCTAGCTTTACTGCTAATACGTTTATTTTTCTACTGATTGGTGTAGAAATAGACCTAAATACACTTTGGAAAACCTTACCTGCAATTTTATTTGCAGTTTTGGCTTATCAAGTTGGGCGAGTTTTGACTATTTATCCTTTGTTAGCAGGAGTGCGTTGGTTTGATCGTCCTATTCCCCTGCGCTGGCAACATTTACTTTTTCTAGGCAATATCAAGGGTTCTTTGTCAATGGCTTTGGCGTTAAGCTTACCCACTACATTGCCGGGTAGAGAAGTTCTCATTGCTATAGTTTTTGGTAGTGTTCTAGTCTCACTAGTAGGACAAGGATTAAGCTTGCCTTGGATGGTAAAACGCTTAAACCTATCTAAATTTACGGAGGTTCAGCAACAGGTCGAAAATTTACAAGCCCAACTAATCACAGCTAAAGCTGCACAGGATGAACTAGATACTTTGTTAAAAACAGGGGTACTACCAAAAGCTGTGTATGAAGAAATGCGTTCAACTTATCAAGTGCAGATAGCTTCCGCCGAAAAAGCATTACGTGAATTTTATAATCGTCGTCCCGATGAATTTGATGGTAGAAATGGGGTGTTGAGTAAACTAGATGCTATTCGTCGTCGGTTGCTACTAGCAGAAAAAGGAGCCCTCAATGAAGCAATGCGTAAGCGAATCTTATCAGAAGAAACTGTGCAAGGAAGAATACGAAATATTGATGAACAATTACTCCGACTTGACGATGATTGA
- a CDS encoding GlsB/YeaQ/YmgE family stress response membrane protein, with translation MNIIAWIILGLIAGAIAKAIYPGRQGGGILGTMILGIIGALIGGTIVTLIDTGTLSLTAATLSISGIIVAIIGAIVAIFLWNLITGSSRSY, from the coding sequence ATGAACATCATAGCTTGGATTATTCTTGGTTTAATAGCTGGAGCTATAGCCAAAGCTATTTATCCCGGTCGTCAAGGTGGCGGTATTTTGGGAACTATGATTTTGGGTATTATTGGCGCTTTAATCGGTGGCACAATTGTTACCCTAATAGACACGGGAACACTTTCATTGACAGCAGCAACTCTTAGTATTTCCGGTATCATTGTGGCAATTATTGGTGCTATAGTTGCCATCTTCCTCTGGAATTTAATCACTGGCAGTTCCAGAAGTTATTAA
- a CDS encoding CsbD family protein, with translation MSTEKRIEATAKNIEGKLQEVIGELSGNPSDKAEGKAKQAEAQVIHTTENIKDELKKAID, from the coding sequence ATGAGTACCGAAAAAAGAATTGAAGCAACTGCTAAAAACATTGAAGGCAAATTACAAGAAGTCATTGGTGAATTGAGTGGAAATCCCTCAGATAAAGCTGAAGGTAAAGCTAAACAAGCTGAAGCTCAAGTAATTCATACAACAGAAAATATTAAAGATGAACTCAAGAAAGCTATTGACTAA
- a CDS encoding McrC family protein, whose protein sequence is MSLKIIEIAEYETKYFERDDIPDEDGIQLYEKYKTQVDVDFPNYKTRNKWYLKAKGWVGYIPISSDIVIKINPKVSITNLFAMLEYAYNLKSFRFLDGQINCESLEGFYNNLAYILAQKVLERCRKGLYRTYLPKTEKLTYVRGKLNMQQIIQKSWEVKLKCHYEEHTADVAENQILAWTLHIIGYSGLCSEKVSAIVRKAYHALQGLVTLQTYTAEDCIQRQYNRLNEDYQILHALCRFFLENTTPSHETGNKTTLPFLVNMDRLYELFVAEWLKFHLKSNFNLKFQERINIGKNIYFKTDLILYDTATFTPKYIIDTKYKAPDSPSSQDIAQVVAYAVSKNCQEVTLVYPTALAHPLNAFVGNIRVRSLTFALNDNLDVAGQTFLDQLLYSV, encoded by the coding sequence GTGAGCTTAAAAATTATTGAAATTGCCGAATATGAAACTAAATACTTTGAGCGTGATGATATACCTGATGAGGACGGAATCCAACTGTATGAGAAATATAAAACACAAGTAGATGTAGATTTTCCTAATTATAAAACTCGTAATAAATGGTATTTAAAAGCCAAAGGATGGGTAGGTTACATCCCTATAAGCTCAGATATAGTTATAAAAATAAATCCCAAGGTTTCTATTACAAACCTTTTCGCAATGCTGGAGTATGCTTATAATTTAAAGAGTTTTCGTTTTCTTGACGGGCAAATAAATTGTGAATCTTTAGAAGGATTTTATAATAATCTTGCTTACATATTAGCTCAGAAAGTTTTAGAACGATGCCGTAAAGGATTATATCGCACTTACTTACCTAAAACTGAGAAGCTTACCTATGTGCGAGGCAAGCTAAATATGCAGCAAATAATTCAAAAATCTTGGGAAGTAAAACTTAAATGTCACTATGAAGAACACACTGCTGATGTCGCGGAAAATCAAATCCTTGCCTGGACATTACATATTATTGGATATAGTGGTTTGTGTTCTGAAAAAGTATCAGCAATAGTCCGAAAAGCTTATCATGCTCTACAAGGGTTAGTAACTCTACAAACTTATACCGCAGAAGATTGTATTCAACGCCAATACAATCGCCTTAACGAAGATTATCAAATCCTCCATGCTCTGTGTCGATTTTTCTTAGAAAATACTACACCCAGCCATGAGACAGGTAATAAAACAACTTTACCCTTCCTAGTCAATATGGATCGTCTGTATGAACTGTTTGTAGCAGAATGGCTTAAGTTTCACCTAAAATCTAATTTCAATCTCAAGTTTCAAGAAAGAATCAATATAGGAAAAAATATTTATTTTAAGACAGATTTAATTCTATATGATACTGCGACTTTTACACCTAAATATATTATAGATACAAAGTATAAAGCCCCGGATAGTCCATCATCTCAAGATATAGCTCAAGTAGTCGCTTACGCTGTTTCTAAAAATTGCCAAGAAGTAACTTTAGTTTACCCAACAGCCTTAGCTCATCCCTTAAATGCTTTTGTTGGTAATATCCGAGTACGCAGCTTGACCTTTGCACTTAACGATAATCTTGATGTTGCAGGTCAAACCTTTTTAGACCAACTCCTGTATAGCGTCTAA
- a CDS encoding McrB family protein: protein MNDTKILSWGDVTYTVRIALSGLKHEWEALDWMWQAWEIIINAGLATYSSRLELCEVVLRFFALFSFLFEVSEDWEDSYCYNCGLSLVDLTEIINIDSSSYYHIIEYFNPYPELFEPIFSDRNKQISRYRQINSNFLNIVDKYRQEIELLIYEEIDDPIYFFTYLSKETEILKDEYQSSEDGMVLNNNYLKQEIDDILELKNIEFLTELYLNMENENSYDIYDCNSVIIHEKILINTATLEEIELVMDAAEKLVRFFSYPKHNTRYPISKLSTETTLNETIIKSWINTIHRKGQVILYGSPGTGKTYIAEKLAKHLIGGGDGFSELVQFHPAYSYEDFIQGIRPQSQDGRLTYPLVPGRFLEFCKKAESRLDICVLIIDEINRANLAQVFGELMYLLEYRDREIPLAAGNTFRIPKNVRIIGTMNTADRSIAQIDHALRRRFAFIELRPNYDVLRQYHLKTGYAVEDLIKILQQLNLAIADKNYEIGISFFITDNLRDDIQDIWQMEIEPYLEEYFFNQLDKVDEFRWDKISQRLHI, encoded by the coding sequence ATGAATGATACAAAAATATTAAGCTGGGGTGATGTAACTTACACTGTGAGAATCGCACTGTCTGGATTGAAGCATGAGTGGGAAGCTTTAGATTGGATGTGGCAAGCATGGGAAATAATAATCAATGCTGGACTTGCAACCTACTCAAGCAGATTAGAACTTTGCGAAGTAGTATTACGATTTTTTGCACTTTTTAGTTTTTTATTTGAAGTTTCTGAAGATTGGGAGGATTCTTACTGCTATAATTGCGGTCTTTCTTTAGTAGATTTAACAGAAATTATTAATATAGATAGCTCTAGTTATTATCACATTATTGAATACTTCAATCCCTATCCAGAATTATTTGAGCCTATTTTTAGTGACAGAAATAAACAGATTAGTCGATACAGACAAATAAATTCAAATTTTTTAAATATAGTAGATAAATATCGACAAGAAATAGAATTACTAATATACGAAGAAATTGATGATCCAATATATTTTTTTACATATTTATCGAAAGAGACAGAAATATTGAAAGATGAATATCAATCTTCAGAAGATGGTATGGTGTTAAATAATAATTATTTAAAACAGGAAATAGATGATATTTTAGAGTTAAAAAATATAGAATTTTTAACAGAACTTTATTTAAATATGGAGAATGAAAATTCTTATGATATCTATGATTGTAATAGTGTTATAATTCATGAAAAAATATTAATCAATACTGCAACATTAGAAGAAATTGAGTTAGTTATGGATGCTGCGGAAAAGCTAGTACGTTTTTTTTCATATCCTAAGCATAACACTAGATATCCTATTAGTAAACTAAGTACTGAAACTACTTTAAACGAAACAATAATAAAATCGTGGATAAATACAATTCATCGTAAAGGTCAAGTAATTTTATACGGTTCACCTGGAACAGGGAAAACCTATATAGCTGAAAAGCTTGCTAAACACTTAATTGGTGGTGGTGATGGCTTTTCTGAATTGGTGCAATTTCACCCAGCATATTCTTACGAAGACTTTATTCAAGGTATTCGTCCTCAAAGCCAAGACGGTAGGCTGACATATCCACTAGTTCCAGGTAGATTTTTAGAATTTTGCAAAAAAGCTGAGTCTCGCCTAGACATCTGTGTTCTTATCATTGATGAAATAAATCGTGCTAATCTTGCACAGGTGTTTGGTGAATTGATGTACTTACTTGAGTACCGAGATAGAGAAATTCCCTTAGCTGCTGGTAACACCTTCCGCATCCCGAAAAATGTCCGCATTATTGGTACGATGAATACAGCAGATAGGTCTATTGCTCAAATAGATCATGCACTACGTCGTCGCTTCGCGTTTATAGAACTTCGTCCAAACTATGATGTACTTCGACAATATCACCTAAAAACAGGTTACGCAGTAGAAGATTTAATAAAAATTTTACAGCAATTAAATCTGGCGATCGCAGATAAAAACTACGAAATCGGTATTTCTTTTTTTATAACGGATAATCTGCGTGATGACATCCAAGATATCTGGCAAATGGAAATCGAACCTTATCTAGAAGAATACTTTTTTAATCAGCTAGATAAGGTAGATGAATTTCGCTGGGACAAAATTTCTCAACGTTTACATATATAA
- a CDS encoding TIGR02588 family protein produces MTQTQEKPPRSLAEMVTFGIALFILAIIIGLVGYIWLNEDDKPPILSVSKRQIVREVDGQFYVPFEVMNNGGETAESVQIVAELEIAGKVIETAEQQIDFLSSSEKEEGAFIFTKNPRQGKLIVRVASYKSP; encoded by the coding sequence ATGACACAAACACAAGAAAAACCACCTCGTTCTTTAGCTGAGATGGTGACATTTGGCATAGCTTTATTTATCCTGGCAATTATTATCGGCTTAGTGGGTTACATTTGGTTGAATGAAGATGACAAACCCCCTATTTTATCAGTAAGTAAAAGGCAAATAGTGCGGGAGGTTGATGGACAATTTTATGTTCCTTTTGAAGTTATGAATAATGGTGGAGAAACTGCTGAGTCTGTACAAATTGTTGCTGAGTTAGAAATTGCTGGTAAGGTTATAGAAACAGCAGAACAACAAATTGATTTTTTATCTAGTAGTGAAAAGGAAGAAGGCGCTTTTATTTTTACTAAAAATCCACGCCAAGGAAAATTAATTGTCCGGGTTGCTAGTTATAAGTCGCCATAG
- a CDS encoding potassium channel family protein, translating into MYVLIGGAGLVGLSLAQKLVELGHTVAVIDIDPTACRYAREQVGAMAFEGSAVSTEILLEAGIRKANALAAVLRSDALNLAMVTLAKHYGVPHILSRMRHPDFAEPLRLAGANHIISTVELSVSTMVNAIEYPQVESMMHFEQGQIEVLKLAIPNNCYVVGRSVAEIAQDSRFPTGSLIIGYQPHPHENLMIPNGSTVLEAGSTVLIVTKPGSLHQVIDFIEGCK; encoded by the coding sequence ATGTACGTGCTGATCGGTGGAGCAGGTTTAGTCGGGCTGAGTTTGGCTCAAAAACTAGTAGAATTAGGACATACTGTTGCTGTAATTGATATTGACCCTACCGCTTGTCGCTATGCTCGTGAACAAGTAGGCGCAATGGCTTTTGAAGGTAGTGCAGTAAGTACAGAAATACTACTAGAAGCAGGAATCCGTAAAGCTAATGCCTTAGCAGCAGTTCTCCGTAGTGATGCTTTAAACTTGGCGATGGTAACTCTTGCCAAGCACTATGGCGTTCCTCATATTTTAAGCCGGATGCGCCACCCTGATTTTGCTGAACCACTTCGTTTGGCTGGAGCCAATCATATCATCAGCACCGTTGAATTATCAGTGTCAACGATGGTGAATGCGATCGAGTATCCACAAGTAGAGTCAATGATGCACTTTGAGCAAGGACAAATTGAAGTTTTAAAACTGGCAATACCTAATAATTGTTATGTAGTTGGACGTAGTGTAGCAGAAATTGCTCAAGATTCCCGTTTTCCTACTGGTTCACTGATTATCGGTTATCAACCTCATCCCCACGAAAATCTGATGATTCCTAATGGGAGTACAGTATTAGAAGCTGGTTCAACTGTTTTGATTGTCACTAAACCAGGGTCTTTGCATCAAGTAATTGATTTTATCGAAGGCTGTAAATAA
- a CDS encoding N-acetylglucosamine kinase yields MSYVLGIDGGGSKTVCILMDDEHEVIGRGQAGAANYQSIGTEAAFMSIQSAIYEAIKLSKPIKIDAICLGLAGVGRAKDIDIVKGLVSGLIDTQTLPITWNLQPSNIVICNDALIALVGGIGHSVGIVAAVGTGSIIFGQNQQGETKRVGGWGYILGDEGSAYKIAVAGMQAALKSYDGREKSTSLIEAFQQHLNLKNIEDLIEIIYRRGWGVKQIAALAPIVDLAAAYGDEVANHIIDDAVRELVKATATVIEDIFSPDSALEIVTTGSVWQGRCNIHERFTSAMVDKFPQVKVIFPRHEPAYGAGLLALQSLTR; encoded by the coding sequence ATGAGTTACGTATTAGGGATAGATGGCGGCGGTAGCAAAACTGTGTGTATTTTAATGGATGATGAACACGAAGTTATTGGTCGTGGTCAAGCAGGTGCAGCTAATTATCAAAGTATAGGCACAGAAGCCGCATTTATGTCTATTCAATCAGCAATTTATGAGGCAATTAAATTAAGCAAGCCTATCAAAATTGATGCAATATGTTTGGGATTAGCTGGTGTAGGTCGTGCTAAAGATATAGACATAGTTAAAGGTTTAGTAAGTGGGTTAATAGATACCCAAACTTTACCTATTACTTGGAATTTACAACCATCTAATATTGTTATTTGTAACGATGCTTTAATTGCTTTAGTTGGTGGTATTGGTCATTCTGTGGGAATTGTTGCAGCCGTCGGTACTGGTTCTATAATATTTGGACAAAATCAGCAGGGAGAAACTAAGCGAGTTGGTGGTTGGGGATATATTTTAGGTGATGAAGGAAGCGCTTATAAAATTGCTGTGGCGGGAATGCAGGCTGCACTAAAATCTTATGATGGTCGTGAAAAATCTACCAGTCTCATCGAAGCTTTTCAGCAACATCTGAATTTAAAAAATATAGAAGACTTAATCGAGATTATTTATCGTCGGGGATGGGGAGTTAAACAAATAGCTGCTTTAGCACCGATAGTTGATTTAGCCGCCGCTTATGGCGATGAAGTAGCCAATCATATAATTGATGATGCTGTTAGGGAATTAGTGAAAGCTACAGCTACAGTTATTGAGGACATTTTTAGTCCTGACTCCGCTTTAGAGATAGTGACAACGGGTAGTGTATGGCAGGGTAGATGTAATATACATGAGAGATTTACATCTGCTATGGTAGATAAGTTTCCGCAGGTAAAGGTAATTTTTCCTCGTCATGAACCTGCATATGGCGCTGGGTTATTGGCTTTGCAGAGTTTGACAAGATAA
- a CDS encoding MFS transporter, translating into MKFPSKSISPAIYIPLLYFASGVPYVIINTVSVIFYKKLGIDNAQITFWTSFLYLPWVIKMFWGPIVDVYSTKRKWILYTQFAMSVCLGLVAFSLQLPNFFFISLAALTVGAFISATYDIATDGFYLLALTTEQQALLVGIRSLFYRLAVIFGSGVLVVIAGQLEAKLKNIPLSWTLAIGFAAVILAVISVCDRLTLPLPESDTPRQPTQTTKIPFFKIISSYFQQPKILAILAFILLYRFGEAMLLKVASLFLLDPIGKGGLGLTTSDVGLVYGTFGVISLICGGILGGVVIAKYGLEKCLLPMALALNVPNVFYVYMAYTKPTLPLVYSLVSVEQFGYGFGFTAFSVYLMYVSQGEYKTSHFAISTGIMALGMMLPGIMSGYLQNLLGYPLFFTLVCVLAIPGIISLLFIPLPAETNNQTS; encoded by the coding sequence ATGAAGTTTCCTAGTAAATCTATCTCACCTGCGATTTATATCCCGCTTCTCTACTTTGCTTCTGGTGTCCCATACGTTATTATCAACACCGTTTCTGTGATTTTCTACAAAAAGTTAGGTATAGATAATGCACAAATCACCTTTTGGACAAGTTTTCTTTATTTACCTTGGGTAATTAAAATGTTTTGGGGGCCAATTGTCGATGTCTACTCAACTAAACGTAAGTGGATACTCTATACCCAATTTGCTATGTCTGTTTGTTTGGGTTTAGTGGCTTTTAGCTTACAATTACCCAATTTCTTTTTCATTTCCTTAGCAGCATTGACAGTAGGTGCATTTATTTCTGCAACATACGACATCGCTACCGATGGCTTTTACCTACTCGCTTTAACCACAGAACAACAAGCACTCTTGGTAGGGATTCGTTCACTATTTTATCGGTTAGCTGTTATTTTTGGCTCTGGAGTTTTGGTTGTTATAGCGGGACAGCTTGAAGCAAAACTTAAGAATATTCCTCTGAGTTGGACATTAGCTATAGGTTTTGCTGCTGTAATTTTAGCAGTCATTTCGGTGTGCGATCGCCTAACTTTACCTCTACCAGAATCAGACACACCACGACAACCAACACAAACAACCAAAATTCCCTTCTTCAAAATTATTAGCTCATACTTTCAACAGCCAAAGATTTTGGCAATTTTAGCCTTTATCCTACTTTATAGGTTTGGTGAGGCAATGCTATTGAAAGTAGCTTCCTTATTTTTATTAGATCCAATAGGAAAAGGCGGTTTAGGACTAACTACATCAGATGTTGGTTTAGTCTACGGGACATTTGGTGTTATATCTCTAATTTGTGGGGGTATTTTAGGAGGAGTAGTTATAGCTAAATATGGCTTAGAAAAATGCCTCTTACCTATGGCTTTAGCTTTAAACGTCCCAAATGTATTTTACGTATACATGGCTTATACAAAACCTACATTACCCTTGGTATATTCTTTAGTCTCTGTAGAACAATTTGGTTATGGTTTTGGGTTTACAGCTTTCAGCGTTTATTTAATGTATGTCTCCCAAGGCGAATACAAGACCTCTCACTTTGCCATCTCTACTGGCATCATGGCTTTAGGAATGATGTTACCAGGAATCATGAGTGGTTATTTGCAAAATTTGCTTGGCTATCCACTATTTTTCACTCTGGTTTGTGTTTTGGCCATACCTGGAATTATTTCTCTTTTGTTCATTCCTTTACCAGCAGAAACTAATAACCAAACTAGTTAG
- a CDS encoding DUF3124 domain-containing protein → MKLYQHLYLAITVLILTSCQSDIQSKSQSDNPLATPYPKVVTLDKDFQPVTGQTIYVPVYSHIYHHNRKEVFNLSATLSICNTDLNNQIIITSVRYYDSNGKLLKQYLEKPIQLDALSAYDFFITRDDVSGGVGANFIVEWVAAKTVSQPIIEAVMIGTDFQQGISFISPGRVIKTQNNK, encoded by the coding sequence ATGAAGCTTTATCAACATTTGTATTTAGCAATTACAGTTCTTATTCTTACCTCTTGCCAATCAGATATCCAATCAAAGTCACAATCAGATAATCCTCTAGCTACTCCATATCCCAAGGTAGTAACTTTAGATAAAGATTTTCAACCAGTAACAGGACAAACAATTTATGTTCCTGTCTATTCTCACATTTATCATCACAACCGAAAGGAAGTTTTTAATTTATCTGCAACTTTAAGTATTTGTAATACTGATTTAAACAATCAGATCATCATAACTTCTGTGCGTTACTATGACTCAAACGGTAAACTATTAAAGCAGTATTTGGAAAAACCGATTCAACTCGATGCACTAAGTGCTTATGATTTTTTTATCACAAGAGATGATGTTAGCGGTGGTGTAGGTGCAAACTTTATTGTAGAGTGGGTAGCAGCAAAAACAGTTTCTCAGCCCATAATTGAAGCCGTCATGATTGGTACAGACTTTCAGCAAGGAATTTCCTTTATCAGTCCTGGAAGGGTAATTAAGACTCAAAATAATAAGTAA